GCGTGGACCCACTGGGAACCGGCTTTATGGTGAGTGATGTGGAACACGGTGGGAACGCGCACCTTCGTTGGGGAAGGTGCTAAGCCATTATGCCCCAGCCGCCCGAACAATGTATGGCGCAATAACCCGAGCATTGTGGTTCCCCCTTGGGTATGGTCTGTTTTCGCAATCTGCCCAAATGCCGCTGACCCCGCAGGTTGCGAGAAGCGATGATGTGGGGGGTATCGGACAGAGCAGTTGCAGGACTTGATGGAGATTCTCCCGGTTTGCGGCCTTTTATCTTTTCTCTGCCTCGTCAAAACCGATCTATCTTTCCCAGATTTCCAAGTCTTCTCCTGCTGTTGGGGTCAGAAGGGGATTCTCAAGACGGGTTGTTGGAGGATTCCGCATTCCAGTGGGACCTGGCTGCGAGAGGATTTGTTGGGGGAGATTTGCGGTCTCGCAAGGAATTTAGGTTACGGCGGCGGAACCGCGATCAGGAGCGACTTTGTCGCTTGTCAATTGCTCTTCTCTTGGAAAGATAGGTTTGGTAGAGACAGGTTTTCTGTGGGGTGGATCAGGAGAAGGTGGATGGATCAAGGTGGTCCCAATCTGGGTGCGTGGAGCGAGTGGGAATGCATCTCGTCGCCTTGGTGGAAAGTGAGGAGCATGTTTGCTATCGCTATCGGCTCAAAGCGTTTCAGGGTCTTTGGGCCGCCGCAGGATATCGTCTGAGTTGGTATCGCCTGCCGCGAGGTTGGTGGGGACGCTGGTTTTGGGATCCGCGGTTGTGCCAAGCCGATGCGGTGATTCTTCAGAGGAAGTTGCTGCCGTCGTGGGCGGTTCATCGTTTGCGGCGGTATGCTCGGTTCTTGATCTACGACTTCGACGATGCACTGTGGCTGCGGGATTCCTACGCTCGTGAGGGGTTGGAGGACAGGCGCCGGCGGAGGCGCTTTGCTACGCTTGTTCGGATGTGTGATTTGGTCGTGGCGGGTAATGCGTTCTTAGCTGCTGCGGTTCGTCATTTTGCGCCGTCCACTCCTGTTGTGGTCATTCCCACGAGTGTTGATCCGTCGCTCTATCCGTTGGCCCGGCATGAAGCCGATCTCAGCGAAGGCATCCGGCTGGTGTGGATCGGCTCACGGAGCACGTTACAGGGGCTGGTTCGTTTTCGAGAGACATTGGAACAGATCGGTCAGGCTGTGCCGGGCGTGCGTTTGCGGTTGATCTGTGATCAACCGCTGGTCCTGCGACATTTGCCGGTCGATTTTGTACCCTGGCGCGCGGAGACTGAAGCAGCGGTGTTGGCGAGTGCGGATATCGGGATTTCCTGGTTGCCGATGGATGACTGGAGTCGGGGTAAGTGCGGCTTGAAAGTGTTGCAGTATCAGGCTGCGGGCTTGCCGGTGGTGGCCAACCCTGTTGGGGTTCAAGCGGAGATGGTGCGATCCGGTCAGACGGGCTATTTGGTCCAGAGTAGCGAAGAGTGGGTGGACGCTATTCGCGTGCTAGGCCAAGACCAAGAGCTGAGGCGGCAGATGGGTAGGGCGGGGCGGCGGCAAGTGGAGCAGCATTACAGCGTAGAGGTGGCGAGCCAACAGTGGCTCAGCGCCTTGGCCACCTGGTTAGTGCCGCTGCGTCAGGCGAGTTAGGGGCAGGGTATGTTCGGCCCTCTGGTACGCAAACTCCGGGCTTGGTGGGGGCGTAATGCTCCTCAACAATGCCAGCAGGGGGTGTGGTGGCAGACCACGCCGTCTTGGGCGACCTGGAGGGCGCTGTCTCCCCACGACCTTCTCGCTTTGCGGAACTTACCTGGCTGCCACCTGGTCAAAGCGAATTTGGCTCGCCGCATCTATCGGCTATCCTTGGGTGCAGAATGGGTTTACCTCAAGGAATCACGGGTTGTCGGGTGGCGCGGTTGGCTGCGGGAATGTCTGCGGCTGCCCAAGGCCCGCCTGGAGTTTGAAAACGCCTTACGCCTCCGCCAGCTCGGTATTCCAACGATCGAACCATTGGCTTGGGGAGGCGAATCTCGCTGGTGGCCGGGAACTAGTTACTTCCTTAGTCGTGGTTTGCCTGGGGCAGTTACCTTGGGTGATTTCCTGACCCAAACTTTTGCCAAGCTCTCTCCCCGCTGCCAAGTTCATCTGCGGCAGCACTTGGCCCGGAGCTTGGGGACGCTGCTCGCCCGGATGCATGAACAAGGCGTTATTCACTCTGATTTGCACCCCGGCAACCTTCTGCTCGACATGACTGAAGAGCATCGGCCCCGCTTAATTTTGATCGATCTCCACAATGTCCAATTCCAGGCGTGCCCGTTGTCCTGGTCAGCCAGTCGGGCGAATCTCGTCCTGCTCAATCGCTGGTTTCAGCTCCGAACGCATCGGACGGATCGTTTGCGCTTCTGGCAGGCCTACTACCAGGGCAGGCTTTCCTGGGCTACGCTGTCTGAGTCGGAGAAGCAGCGGCGGATTGCGGAGGTGGAGGCAGCCACCTTGCGTTCCAATCAGCGGCTCTGGTCGGCTCGCCGGAGGCGTTACTCCCGTCCCAACCGCCATTGCCAACGAGTGGTCCAGAAAAGCTATCGCGGTCTCGCTGTCCGGGAGCTTCCGGCGATGATGGTCCAGCACTGGATGCAACAGGCGGACGCCTGGATCGACCAAGCCCGGCAGGCGCAGGCTCCGACCACCGTGTGGTGTTCCTCCCAGGAAAAGGTGACGGTCCGCTTGCTCAAGGACAGTTCCGATGGCACAGTTCTGGCCGTGCGGGGGAGCAGTCCTGATAGTTCCTATGAGGTGGTAATCAAACGTTTTTGTTTGCGGCGATGGTATGAAGTGGTGCAGCATCTGCTGCGCTGCTCCGCGGTCTGGCGGGCGTGGTTTCAGGGCTTTGCCATTTTGGATCGTGCCTTGCCCACCCCTCGACCTCTAGCCATCTGGCACCGCTGCTTTTGGGGCGTGCCGACTCACGGTTATCTGGTCACGGAATATCTGCCAAATGCCGTTCCTTTGCAACAACGCCCCGACTGGGTTCGGTTGGATCGGCTGGCTCGCCTCCTCCGCCTCCTCCACGATCGGGGATTATCCCATCGCGACCTCAAGGGGGACAATATCTTGGTAACGGCCCAAGGGGAACCGGTCCTGATCGATCTAGTGGGCGTGCGCTCTTTGCGATCCGTGAGCATCCGGCGGCGGATCAAGGACCTGATGCGCCTGAATGTCAGTTTTCTTGGGCATCCCCAAGTGCGGCTCAGCCAGCGTTTGCGTTTTCTCCAGATTTACGCCTCGCATCCACCCGCCCTGTGGTCCCGTAGCTCCAATCTGAAGGCGGAATGGAAAAGGTGGTGGAAGTGGATTGAGCGACGAAGTTTGGAGAAGCTGAAGCGCTGGAAGCGATATCAGTCGGAGTAACCGAGTTGCCGACTTTGCCGAAAGCGTCAAGAACAAGGGGGGTATCGACCGATGAATCAGCCGCAGCGGAGAGGAATAATTAGGATGTCTGGTCTGTGATACGGAAAGTCTAGCGGTGGCGAGTGGGCAACGACATCTAAAGCCCAAGTACGGGTTAGGAACTGCCCAAGGGACACGTGCATGAAGCATTCAGCGCACTGCCAGAGTCGGCGATCGTTGCGGGGTGCACGGTCCTTGGTGCTCCTGGCGGTTGGGTGTGGCCTGGCGGCGGGTTGTGCCGATTGGCTGGCTTTGCCCTCGCGGACACCTCCCATCACTCAGCCTTTGATCCGTTCGGTGGGCCAAGGGGATGAGCTTGGGATGCCGGCTCCAGCTCCTACCCTGCCGGGCCGATTTGCTACGCGGCGAGGAAACTATGTCTTCTACCACGATGTCCCTTGGCCCTCTTCTGATACCCTGCTGAACGACGTAGAGACTTTGCCCGACGAGTTGAGGGAAGCTTTAGAACTACCCTTAGGGCAAACCTGCCTCATCCAAGTGTTCCTGTTCGAGTCCCAAGAACGTTACGAGCGGTACATCAAGGCCCGCTATCCTCATCTGCCCACACGCCGAGCATATTTCCTGCAAGAACCTCGACCGGGAGGCCGGGATGACCTCAAAGTTCTCACTTGGATGGGCGAGCATTTGTACACAGACCTACGCCATGAATTGACCCATGCTTGGCTCCACAGTGTCCTCAAGGAGGTTCCCCTGTGGTTAGATGAGGGTCTAGCCAGTTGCTTTGAATGGCCAGCGAGCCAGCGCGGCATCCATCCCCAGCATCTGGAACATTTGCGGCGGCAGGGCGTGCACAGTGATCTGTCCCGGCTTGAACGGTTGGAGCGTGTCGAAGAGATGGAAAAGCCGGAGTACCGCGAGGCGTGGGCTTGGACGCATTTTTTACTTTACGGTCCGCCGCCGGCACGCCAGGTGCTTCGGGAGTATATGCAGCACCTGCGCAATACCTCTCGCCCCGGACCGTTATGGCCACGCCTCCAACAGCACTTCGCCGATCCTCAAGCCGCCCTCCAGCTTCATGTAGAGAGTTTGGAGTGGCCGGTGCGCTGGGGATCGCGCCCTGTTACGTCCGCAACGCCGCCTGCACCATGACTAGGGCAATGACTGGGAAGAATCCCCAGTCTTGGCCAACGGGGGGGAGGAAGCCACGGCCTTGGAGTGTTTCCGTCGCTTGCGCAGGCTGTGGTAGCCAGCCGCCGTAGCCAACCCCGCCAAAGCCGTGAGCAGAGTTGCCGGTTCAGGAACCTGCCGGGGGGGGACCACCACGGGAGGCGGATCAACCGGCGGGACCACGACCGGAGGAGGATTGACTGGAGGGGGCGTGACCGGTGGTCCTGGCGGCTGAATTACCGGTGGAAAGAAACCCAAAGCCGTTGGAGAGCTGAGCACGAACAGACCCAAAACCCATCCAAACGTTCTGCGTTTTCGGCTCCAACCGTGCAAAGGACGAGTGCCGTCCATGATCCGTGTCCTCAGGGGGTATGAGTAAGGGAGGTAAACTTCCTCCCTCGGCGATCATCGGCATGAGGCGCGGGACCACTCCATGCATTTCCGTTTTGACTAACCCACAAGGCCTTTCATTTTTCCTGCAAGTGGTATTCAATCGAGCGATCCTGGAGGGGATGCCGGATTTTGGGATTACGCAGGGGAACGGTTCGGAAAAACACGCTCTCAGAACGAAGCGAGCGGAGACCTGCTAGTCCCCTGGACGACCTGACTATTACGAGGCGCCCAATCGTGAGCGGATTTTCCGGGCTGCGTCAGGAGGACACAGGTCATGCGCCGTCGCTGGGTGTGGATTGCGGGATTTGGTTTGGTCACGGGACCTTGGGCAGCACCAGCTTGGTCGCAAAGTGCTCCCCCAGCTCCTACTCCTCCCGCACGTGCCGCGCGGTTGGGATTACCGGTCGCTGTGACCGCTGCCGAGCCACCCAGCTTCATCTCCCCAACGGCTTCGGCCATCCTTCCTGCAGGTTCGGCGTCAGTTCATACCCTTACTGCTTCTTCTCCACCTGGAGTTCGTTGGAGTGAACAAGTGCCGCTTTTTGTCCCATCGGCCACGTCACCGCCATCGGCCGTACTGCCGGGGGATGGCTTGGTTATGCCGGGGACTCCGATTGCCGCGGTGATTCCAAGTGTTCAGCCGCCTCCTGCTACCCATGCGGCTCCTGTTCCCACGGCGCCCGTTGCTGCGACATTCGCCACATCAGCCGCTCCAAACACTTCCACGGGAGCAATTCCGCCATCGATGCCCGGTGTCATTTGGACTTATCCTCCCGTGGTGTCATGGCCTGCCAACACCGGGACCGTCCCGATGGGTTCTGGCGGAACACCCGCCGTTCTGCCCATGCCGGCTGTCCTGGGGGGGCAAACGCAGCCGTCCCAGAGCTACGGTGCTCAGACTCCGAACATAACCGAAATTCGCCCACCAACGACTGCTCCGGCGGGTAACCCATCCTCACCACCAGGAACTTCTCCGCCGCCTGTGGCGACCTACGTTCCCTCGGTTCCTCCGAGCAGTGGAGTATTCGTATCCCCTGGTTTGGAGCCGCCTTTGTATGCTCCGGTGGGTTGGGATGCACTGCAACGGCTGACAGCACCTAGTAAGTATTACGCCAGCGCAGAGTTTCTGCTCTGGTGGACTAAGAGTGCCCATTTGCCACCGCTGTTGACGACTAGTTCCCCGCAGTTTCAGGGGATTCCCGGCTTAGGGGATACACGCCTGCTCTTCGGCGGCAACTTTGGCAATACCCTGCACGCCGGCGGCCGCTTCACGATCGGCCGGTGGTTCGGGAACGACCAAATTCGCGGCGTTGAAGGTCGGCTGTTTTTCCTCGGACGGACTGATTCTACCTTCGCGGTCACTTCTGCGGAGTACCCTGTGTTGGCCCGTCCATTCTTCAACGTCAACACGCCGTTTGGACCGTTCTCGGAAGTCATTGCCTCACCGGGAAGGGGTGTAGGAGCGGCAATCATTGACCTGCAAAACGATGTTTGGGGCGCGGAAGTGAATTATCGCCGCAATCTCTGGAGTTCGGGCTGCGCCCGGTTGGATGCCTTGGTCGGCTACCGCTACTTCGGCATGAAAGAGCGCTTAGGGATCACCGAGTCTTTCATTAGCACGGGGCAGAATCCGATCCGGATCAATGGTATTCCCGTGGTCAGCGGCACGATCAATGACATTTTCCGAGCGGAGAATCATTTTCACGGTGGTCAGATCGGTTTGGCTTGGGAGCACCGTTGGGGCCTGTGGACGTTCGATGCACGAGCCACCGTGGCCTTCGGAAATGTGAGGCAACTCGGAGAAATCGACGGCGGGCAAACTCTGCTCCTGGCTAACGGCCAAACGGTACGTTATGCCGGCGGGTTGCTCGCTTTACCCAACGCGAATATCGGCCGCTATACGCATGACCAGTTTGCCGTGCTCCCTGAAGTGGGAGTCAACATTGGTTATCAGCTCACCTCACATATGCGACTATTCGTCGGTTATAACTTCCTCTACCTCGGCAATGCTTTACGCCCGGAACGGATGATCGACACTAACATCGACATTGCCCGCATCCCCAATTTTGCTGTGCCCGGAGGAGGGACCACTCCTGTCGCCGGTTTGCCTCGGCCGGCGCCCCTATTCCGCACTAACGACTTCTTTGTCCAAGGGATCAACTTCGGTCTGGAGTTCCGCTGGTGACTGAGGCAGGGCTGCCAAACCTCAGGTTCCCCATATTGGGCCTTTCTAATCTGTGAATACTTGTCTGCCTTCTGGATGAGCAGCAGAGATGGTATGTGTCCCACAATAAGAGGTGAGCGGCGGGCTAGTACCAAATGGCGAGCAGACGATGGCCGAAGATGAGGCAGCCGGCAACAGCGGCGGTCATGCTGGCGACTAACACAGCTCCCGCGGCAATGTCCAAACAACCTTCGATGCGGGCCTTACTAGCGCCATCCAGACCGTGGAAAAGGGTTTCGATCGCACTGTTGAATAGCTCCGCTGTCAGGACCAGCCCGATGCAGCCAATGATGATGCACCATTCCCACAGGGCACACTGGAGGACCGTAGCCATAGCCAATGCCAAGACGGCAAAAAAGAAGTGGACGAAGAAACTGGAGTGTCCGCGGATGCCACGCTTGACGCCCCGCCAGGCTTCCGCGAACTTGTCCCGCCAGCGGCGCCGCGCCCGGCGAGCGATCGGCTCCCGGACGGTGGTCTCCTCCCCCCACCACACACTCGTCATCCGGCAACTCCTGCTCTGAGAAAGTCGGCTGACTCCATCATAACCGCTCTCTGTTCCTTCCGCCGCTGGAGTACGCCGGGATAGCGCATCTCCCCGGCTCGGTGTTTCGGTGATAGCTTCTCCTTCTGCTGAACAGTTTAACCTCTCCTTCCGCCCGATAGTCGGGTTTTGCCTCTCTCTCGTTAGTCGCGCTTCGCCTCCCGCCACCAGTAGTATGGGCTTGGCTGTTGCAATCCGAGTCATCTTTACTTACCGTCCCCGTTGCATGCCCTGCGTGACCGGATTGACCATTCCTAAGGGGACACCGGCGAAGCGTCCTTGGCCGCTCAAGGCAGCCAAAACATTGGGTACGATCAGGAATTGGAAGCCGAAGTTGTTCACCAGGGAGTTGTAGGTGAAGCCGATGCTGACGGTCATGTCCGTGCCCGTGCGGGTCAAGGTGATGGCATTGGTCAAGGCTTGATTGAGGCCAAAATCATAACTGGATGAGGCCGTAAAGTAATACCGCCGGCTCAGTACGTACCCCACACTGGCGATAACAGCCCGGCTGTTGATCGGATCGATCTGTCGGTAGCCGATATAGAAGGTAGTGCGATCCGGGCGGTTGAAGTAAGTGCCGAAGGTGTAATAGCGGGAGCCATTGTCGTAAGGTTCAAACCACCCAGTGGCGG
This genomic interval from Thermogemmata fonticola contains the following:
- a CDS encoding PEP-CTERM sorting domain-containing protein; this translates as MGLFVLSSPTALGFFPPVIQPPGPPVTPPPVNPPPVVVPPVDPPPVVVPPRQVPEPATLLTALAGLATAAGYHSLRKRRKHSKAVASSPPLAKTGDSSQSLP
- a CDS encoding glycosyltransferase family 4 protein, encoding MHLVALVESEEHVCYRYRLKAFQGLWAAAGYRLSWYRLPRGWWGRWFWDPRLCQADAVILQRKLLPSWAVHRLRRYARFLIYDFDDALWLRDSYAREGLEDRRRRRRFATLVRMCDLVVAGNAFLAAAVRHFAPSTPVVVIPTSVDPSLYPLARHEADLSEGIRLVWIGSRSTLQGLVRFRETLEQIGQAVPGVRLRLICDQPLVLRHLPVDFVPWRAETEAAVLASADIGISWLPMDDWSRGKCGLKVLQYQAAGLPVVANPVGVQAEMVRSGQTGYLVQSSEEWVDAIRVLGQDQELRRQMGRAGRRQVEQHYSVEVASQQWLSALATWLVPLRQAS
- a CDS encoding diacylglycerol kinase, which translates into the protein MTSVWWGEETTVREPIARRARRRWRDKFAEAWRGVKRGIRGHSSFFVHFFFAVLALAMATVLQCALWEWCIIIGCIGLVLTAELFNSAIETLFHGLDGASKARIEGCLDIAAGAVLVASMTAAVAGCLIFGHRLLAIWY
- a CDS encoding BBP7 family outer membrane beta-barrel protein, coding for MRRRWVWIAGFGLVTGPWAAPAWSQSAPPAPTPPARAARLGLPVAVTAAEPPSFISPTASAILPAGSASVHTLTASSPPGVRWSEQVPLFVPSATSPPSAVLPGDGLVMPGTPIAAVIPSVQPPPATHAAPVPTAPVAATFATSAAPNTSTGAIPPSMPGVIWTYPPVVSWPANTGTVPMGSGGTPAVLPMPAVLGGQTQPSQSYGAQTPNITEIRPPTTAPAGNPSSPPGTSPPPVATYVPSVPPSSGVFVSPGLEPPLYAPVGWDALQRLTAPSKYYASAEFLLWWTKSAHLPPLLTTSSPQFQGIPGLGDTRLLFGGNFGNTLHAGGRFTIGRWFGNDQIRGVEGRLFFLGRTDSTFAVTSAEYPVLARPFFNVNTPFGPFSEVIASPGRGVGAAIIDLQNDVWGAEVNYRRNLWSSGCARLDALVGYRYFGMKERLGITESFISTGQNPIRINGIPVVSGTINDIFRAENHFHGGQIGLAWEHRWGLWTFDARATVAFGNVRQLGEIDGGQTLLLANGQTVRYAGGLLALPNANIGRYTHDQFAVLPEVGVNIGYQLTSHMRLFVGYNFLYLGNALRPERMIDTNIDIARIPNFAVPGGGTTPVAGLPRPAPLFRTNDFFVQGINFGLEFRW
- a CDS encoding lipopolysaccharide kinase InaA family protein, encoding MFGPLVRKLRAWWGRNAPQQCQQGVWWQTTPSWATWRALSPHDLLALRNLPGCHLVKANLARRIYRLSLGAEWVYLKESRVVGWRGWLRECLRLPKARLEFENALRLRQLGIPTIEPLAWGGESRWWPGTSYFLSRGLPGAVTLGDFLTQTFAKLSPRCQVHLRQHLARSLGTLLARMHEQGVIHSDLHPGNLLLDMTEEHRPRLILIDLHNVQFQACPLSWSASRANLVLLNRWFQLRTHRTDRLRFWQAYYQGRLSWATLSESEKQRRIAEVEAATLRSNQRLWSARRRRYSRPNRHCQRVVQKSYRGLAVRELPAMMVQHWMQQADAWIDQARQAQAPTTVWCSSQEKVTVRLLKDSSDGTVLAVRGSSPDSSYEVVIKRFCLRRWYEVVQHLLRCSAVWRAWFQGFAILDRALPTPRPLAIWHRCFWGVPTHGYLVTEYLPNAVPLQQRPDWVRLDRLARLLRLLHDRGLSHRDLKGDNILVTAQGEPVLIDLVGVRSLRSVSIRRRIKDLMRLNVSFLGHPQVRLSQRLRFLQIYASHPPALWSRSSNLKAEWKRWWKWIERRSLEKLKRWKRYQSE